The following proteins are co-located in the Micromonospora viridifaciens genome:
- a CDS encoding GNAT family N-acetyltransferase yields the protein MFPVLITGPRLTLREFRADDLDASMAVVGDPEVTRTLSFDARSRTEQAERLAQDIARAQAEPRPDYYLAIANRADVLVGFIRIGLGRDSSGELGYAVRREDWGKGYAMEAAALMINFGFEALHLHRIQAACGPDNHASQRLLARLAFTPEGRIRDHVFTNGAWRDSLLYSILEHEWSSQGFPVGKVR from the coding sequence GTGTTCCCCGTCTTGATTACCGGTCCCCGCCTCACCTTGCGCGAGTTCCGGGCCGACGACTTGGACGCGTCGATGGCGGTAGTCGGCGACCCGGAGGTCACCCGCACACTCAGCTTCGACGCTCGTAGCCGGACCGAACAAGCGGAACGCCTAGCGCAAGACATCGCCCGTGCCCAGGCAGAGCCCCGGCCCGACTACTATCTCGCCATCGCCAACAGGGCCGACGTACTAGTTGGCTTCATCCGCATCGGACTCGGACGCGACAGCAGCGGCGAACTCGGCTACGCCGTCCGCCGCGAAGACTGGGGCAAAGGCTACGCCATGGAAGCCGCCGCGCTGATGATCAACTTCGGCTTCGAAGCCCTGCATCTGCACCGCATCCAGGCGGCATGCGGCCCGGATAACCACGCCTCCCAGCGCCTCCTCGCCCGACTCGCCTTCACTCCAGAAGGCCGTATCAGAGATCATGTCTTCACCAACGGCGCCTGGCGGGATTCACTCCTCTATTCGATCCTCGAACACGAGTGGAGCAGCCAGGGATTTCCGGTCGGGAAGGTGCGGTAG
- a CDS encoding transposase family protein, which produces MTIKKARAALSHSVFTGISRNHLDRLVAELAEPSAAAREGRLHRRRGGRGRHRWPGAGHPETLTLRDRLLLTLAWLRLALPHQALALLYGVDRSTVSNAIRQIRPLLAGRGFATPSGQRLHTLADVLAYAAAEGLTVRLDGTEIQVRRPQANRPGRRAFVSGKKKQNTIKATIASDAHGRPMWAGAIRPGRQHDQTAVRTEGIDDLLDAYPDVKFLVDAGYRGLAKDHPDQVIAPPLKPKNDAAPDEVAAYEATRKAQSSQRIPAEHAIAAIKWWRTLQRFTGRRDVLPEVIRAVAGLASDRAAAR; this is translated from the coding sequence GTGACGATCAAGAAGGCCCGTGCGGCCCTGTCCCATTCTGTCTTCACCGGCATCTCCCGCAACCACCTGGACCGGCTCGTCGCCGAACTGGCCGAACCGTCCGCCGCCGCGAGGGAAGGACGGCTGCACCGCCGACGTGGCGGCCGGGGCCGCCACCGCTGGCCCGGCGCCGGACACCCCGAGACCCTGACCCTGCGCGACCGGCTGCTGCTGACCTTGGCCTGGCTCCGCCTGGCCCTGCCCCACCAGGCACTGGCCCTGCTCTACGGCGTGGACCGCTCCACCGTCTCCAACGCGATACGCCAGATCCGGCCACTGCTGGCCGGCCGCGGCTTCGCCACCCCGTCCGGGCAACGACTGCACACTCTGGCCGACGTCCTGGCCTACGCCGCCGCCGAAGGACTCACCGTCCGCTTGGACGGCACCGAGATTCAGGTCCGCCGCCCGCAGGCCAACCGGCCCGGCCGGCGGGCGTTCGTGTCCGGCAAGAAGAAGCAGAACACGATCAAAGCCACCATCGCCTCCGACGCCCACGGCAGGCCGATGTGGGCCGGCGCCATCCGCCCAGGCCGACAACACGACCAGACCGCCGTGCGTACCGAAGGCATCGACGACCTCCTCGACGCCTACCCCGACGTGAAGTTCCTGGTCGACGCCGGCTACCGCGGACTGGCCAAAGACCACCCCGACCAGGTCATCGCCCCACCGCTGAAACCCAAGAACGACGCCGCACCCGACGAGGTCGCCGCCTACGAAGCAACCCGCAAAGCCCAGTCCTCGCAACGTATCCCCGCCGAACACGCCATCGCAGCGATCAAATGGTGGCGCACCCTGCAACGCTTCACCGGCCGCCGCGACGTCCTACCAGAGGTCATCCGAGCCGTAGCGGGCCTGGCCAGCGACCGCGCCGCAGCCCGATGA
- the cas2 gene encoding CRISPR-associated endonuclease Cas2: MDLLVTYDVETITPQGQRRLRKVAKICEAYGHRVQKSVFEVVCRETDKVRFVAALQEAIDPTQDSIRIYRLPAHALDDVEHLGKPRLIDPRGPLVI, from the coding sequence ATGGACCTGCTCGTCACCTACGACGTCGAAACGATCACCCCACAGGGGCAACGCCGACTGCGTAAGGTCGCCAAGATTTGTGAAGCGTACGGCCACCGCGTGCAGAAGTCAGTGTTCGAGGTGGTCTGCCGCGAAACCGACAAGGTGCGCTTCGTCGCTGCACTCCAGGAGGCCATCGACCCGACCCAGGACAGCATCCGGATCTACCGGCTGCCGGCCCACGCCCTCGACGATGTCGAACATCTCGGCAAGCCACGGCTGATCGACCCACGGGGACCATTGGTGATCTAG
- the cas1c gene encoding type I-C CRISPR-associated endonuclease Cas1c, producing the protein MTELLNTLYVQTPGTSLHLDGDTVRVYHPDQPGRRLLPLVRLDHLVLFSGVTPSDDLLLRCADDGRSVSWLTGSGRFRAGLVGPTHGNPLLRQAQHRAADSPDRQLPIAIAVVAGKIHNARQVLLRTARDASGHRQTALRASAELLAGRLELLANAASTDEVLGVEGIAARDYFAAMPYLLSQSAEWKASGRNKRPPTDPLNCLLSFLYGMLRVAVQGALDQVGLDPYIGFLHAVRPGKPALALDLMEEFRPLLADRLALTMLNRRELTPTDFEELPNRAYRLTDGGRKTVLAAWQQSRQRNWPHAQLGREVPAALLPLVQARLLARHLRGDLVTYQPWTVN; encoded by the coding sequence GTGACTGAGCTGCTCAACACCCTCTACGTGCAGACCCCCGGCACCAGCCTGCACCTCGACGGCGACACCGTCCGGGTGTACCACCCCGACCAGCCCGGACGCCGGCTGCTGCCGCTAGTTCGACTCGACCACCTGGTCCTGTTCAGCGGTGTGACGCCCAGCGACGACCTCCTGCTGCGATGCGCCGACGACGGCCGCTCGGTCAGCTGGCTCACCGGCAGCGGACGGTTCCGGGCCGGCCTGGTCGGCCCCACCCACGGCAATCCGCTGCTCCGCCAAGCCCAGCACCGGGCGGCCGACTCGCCGGACCGGCAACTGCCCATCGCGATCGCCGTCGTCGCCGGCAAGATACACAACGCGCGACAAGTGCTGCTACGCACCGCTCGGGACGCCAGCGGGCACCGGCAGACTGCGTTGCGGGCGAGCGCTGAACTGCTGGCCGGGCGGCTTGAGCTACTCGCCAACGCGGCCAGCACCGACGAAGTGCTCGGCGTCGAGGGCATCGCCGCACGCGACTATTTCGCCGCCATGCCGTACCTGCTCAGCCAAAGCGCAGAGTGGAAGGCATCCGGGCGGAACAAACGACCGCCCACCGATCCGCTGAACTGCCTGCTCTCCTTCCTGTACGGCATGCTGCGCGTCGCCGTACAAGGCGCACTCGACCAAGTCGGACTCGACCCCTACATCGGCTTCCTGCACGCCGTACGACCAGGAAAACCCGCTCTCGCCCTAGACCTGATGGAAGAGTTCCGGCCACTACTGGCCGACCGGCTCGCACTCACCATGCTTAACCGGCGGGAGCTCACCCCGACCGACTTTGAAGAACTGCCAAACAGGGCGTACCGGCTTACAGACGGTGGACGCAAGACCGTGCTGGCCGCCTGGCAGCAGAGCAGGCAGCGCAACTGGCCGCACGCGCAACTCGGCCGCGAGGTGCCCGCCGCGCTGCTGCCGCTCGTGCAGGCCCGGCTGCTCGCACGCCATCTCCGCGGAGACCTGGTCACCTATCAGCCATGGACGGTGAACTGA
- the cas4 gene encoding CRISPR-associated protein Cas4 — protein sequence MTDDQPADSGADLREVPLSALEHYAYCHRQTALIHVEGVWSESVETVRGDLSHSTVDLPGIQRRRGLTVIRSLPVWSHTHGLRGICDIVEFEKGTATPVEYKVGRYKPGGPAELQLGGQALCLLEAGFDVPTGYIYSVAERRRHPVPIDADLLDRVAAATVAVRRLLDTPALPIARNDARCRRCSLREDCLPELTDGRRQARPDLLTPRPLGQWRD from the coding sequence GTGACCGACGACCAGCCAGCGGACAGCGGCGCCGACCTGCGGGAGGTGCCGCTGTCCGCGCTGGAGCACTACGCCTACTGCCACCGGCAAACCGCGCTTATCCACGTCGAGGGCGTCTGGTCGGAAAGCGTCGAGACGGTACGCGGCGACCTCAGCCACTCCACCGTCGACCTGCCTGGCATCCAACGTCGCCGGGGCCTCACCGTAATCCGCTCATTACCGGTATGGAGCCACACCCACGGCCTACGCGGCATCTGCGACATCGTCGAGTTCGAGAAAGGCACAGCCACACCGGTCGAATACAAGGTCGGACGGTACAAACCCGGCGGCCCTGCCGAACTGCAACTCGGTGGGCAGGCACTCTGCCTCCTCGAAGCCGGCTTCGACGTGCCAACCGGCTACATCTACTCGGTCGCCGAACGGCGCCGACACCCCGTACCCATCGACGCCGACCTGCTCGACCGAGTCGCGGCCGCGACCGTGGCCGTACGCCGGCTGCTGGACACCCCGGCGTTGCCGATCGCGCGCAACGACGCGCGCTGCCGGCGATGTTCACTGCGCGAGGACTGCCTGCCCGAACTGACCGACGGCCGGCGGCAGGCCAGACCCGACCTGTTGACCCCACGACCATTGGGGCAGTGGCGTGACTGA
- the cas7c gene encoding type I-C CRISPR-associated protein Cas7/Csd2 → MTAAHLDPTRRHDAVLLLDVSDGNPNGDPDAGNQPRTDDETGQGLVTDVAIKRKIRDTVSLLRGDDPRYGIFVEAGFALNTRIEAALKANPGKADEAQRWMCEHYFDIRMFGGVLSTGKGGGAGQVRGPLQLTFARSIDPILPTDHTITRVTQTRQEDIDKGERTEIGSKWTVPYGLYRAHAFYSAPRAAKTGVTSDDLAALWQAITVMFDHDRAATRGEMKLCGLYVFSHPDALGVAPSAALTQRITLKRKDDDKAARAHTDYTRSIDESGLPDGVELTKLVDLWP, encoded by the coding sequence ATGACCGCCGCACACCTCGACCCCACCCGCCGGCACGACGCCGTCCTGCTGCTCGACGTCAGCGACGGAAACCCGAACGGCGACCCGGACGCCGGCAACCAGCCCCGTACCGACGACGAGACCGGACAGGGCCTGGTCACCGACGTGGCGATCAAGCGCAAGATCCGCGACACAGTGTCGCTGCTGCGGGGCGACGACCCGCGCTACGGCATCTTCGTCGAGGCGGGCTTCGCCCTGAACACCCGGATCGAGGCGGCGTTGAAGGCCAACCCGGGCAAAGCCGACGAGGCGCAGCGCTGGATGTGCGAGCACTACTTCGACATCCGAATGTTCGGCGGCGTACTCAGCACCGGCAAGGGCGGCGGCGCCGGCCAAGTCCGTGGCCCGCTCCAGCTCACCTTCGCCCGCAGCATCGATCCGATCCTGCCCACCGACCACACCATAACCCGGGTCACCCAGACCCGACAGGAAGACATCGACAAGGGCGAGCGTACGGAGATCGGGTCTAAGTGGACCGTTCCCTACGGCCTGTACCGGGCGCACGCGTTCTACTCCGCCCCCCGCGCGGCGAAGACCGGCGTGACCAGCGACGACCTGGCCGCACTGTGGCAGGCCATCACGGTCATGTTCGACCACGACCGGGCCGCCACCCGGGGTGAGATGAAGCTGTGCGGGCTCTACGTGTTCAGCCACCCCGACGCGCTCGGGGTCGCCCCCTCGGCCGCCCTCACCCAGCGCATCACGCTCAAGCGCAAAGACGACGACAAGGCAGCGAGGGCCCACACCGACTACACCCGCAGCATCGACGAGTCGGGGCTACCGGACGGTGTCGAGCTGACCAAGCTGGTCGACCTCTGGCCGTGA
- the cas8c gene encoding type I-C CRISPR-associated protein Cas8c/Csd1: MLLQRLVEYADTSEDIIPAFYARKPVRWSLEIDGNGVPQGDLVSTAEKDDPQRRFGVPRMVPTVTRTVGISPALAVDNGEYVFGWLSEGVKPERVAKQHDAFRALITEWAAAEPDGPGPAIAAFYRDGHAAKLQPATDWSRGDLIGFWVDGVYAADTGAARRFWAEVAGDRKGSGRSGLCLVCGQVQPLLKTVPQQIPRRWVPGATQSASLVSMNEAVHGYELQKFLTNTPICADCGLKFMTALTGLLSDPLHSTALSGQNARLAWWVLGGSDFDPWATVEQLDPTQIQNLIAGAASGKEATVEDLSRYCSVTVGGNVARVVVRDWVEQPVHRVKDNIRAWFDDHKIVDAWTGEVVEVKVSQLARAAGRFEAGRNGGPGTWTKFGASGEHRPPDLFHRLLGAALLKRPMPPKLLNHVINRIRIDGRLDAARAALIRLALRRHPNLPEHERERLTPTLNVDHKQPAYVSGRILAVMDDLQRTVFRVADQKLNTTFAERYFGRAIDNPRVVIVSGRRNVQAWLKRLRGPLRRPNWSEAYERRLDDLFVQLDAIPGGAVLTDKAQFILGYHQQRAAMRAERLAAAANKKKTDLPPQPDDVAPTTEDEGDDA; this comes from the coding sequence GTGCTGCTGCAGCGGCTGGTGGAGTACGCCGACACCAGCGAGGACATCATCCCGGCGTTCTACGCCCGTAAACCGGTGCGCTGGAGCCTGGAGATCGACGGGAACGGCGTACCGCAGGGCGACCTTGTCAGCACGGCTGAGAAGGATGACCCGCAACGCCGGTTCGGTGTACCGCGGATGGTGCCGACGGTGACCCGGACCGTTGGGATCTCGCCCGCGCTCGCCGTCGACAACGGCGAGTACGTCTTCGGCTGGCTGTCGGAGGGCGTCAAGCCGGAGCGGGTCGCGAAGCAGCACGACGCGTTCCGCGCCCTGATCACCGAGTGGGCCGCCGCCGAACCGGACGGCCCGGGCCCGGCCATCGCCGCCTTCTACCGGGATGGGCATGCCGCCAAGCTCCAACCTGCGACAGATTGGAGCAGGGGTGACCTGATCGGCTTCTGGGTCGATGGGGTCTACGCGGCGGACACCGGCGCGGCGCGGCGGTTCTGGGCCGAGGTGGCCGGCGACCGAAAGGGTTCGGGGCGGTCGGGCCTGTGTCTGGTCTGCGGGCAAGTGCAGCCGTTACTCAAGACTGTGCCACAGCAGATTCCTCGGCGTTGGGTGCCCGGCGCCACCCAAAGCGCGTCGCTGGTCAGCATGAACGAGGCCGTGCACGGCTACGAGCTGCAAAAGTTCCTCACCAACACCCCAATCTGCGCCGACTGCGGCCTCAAGTTCATGACCGCGCTGACCGGTCTGCTCTCCGATCCGCTGCACAGCACCGCCCTGTCCGGGCAGAACGCCCGGCTCGCCTGGTGGGTGCTGGGCGGGTCGGACTTCGATCCGTGGGCGACCGTTGAGCAGCTAGACCCGACCCAGATTCAGAACCTGATCGCGGGTGCTGCCAGCGGCAAGGAAGCGACGGTCGAGGACCTGTCCCGGTACTGCTCGGTGACGGTGGGAGGCAATGTCGCCCGGGTGGTAGTGCGGGACTGGGTCGAGCAGCCGGTCCACCGGGTGAAGGACAACATCCGGGCCTGGTTCGACGATCACAAGATCGTTGACGCTTGGACCGGTGAGGTGGTGGAGGTCAAGGTCTCCCAGCTGGCCCGGGCGGCCGGGAGGTTCGAGGCCGGACGCAACGGAGGCCCTGGGACCTGGACCAAGTTCGGCGCGTCCGGCGAACACCGACCGCCTGACCTGTTCCACCGGCTGCTCGGCGCGGCGCTGCTCAAGCGGCCGATGCCGCCGAAACTGCTCAACCATGTCATCAACCGGATCCGTATCGACGGCCGGCTCGACGCGGCCCGAGCCGCACTAATCCGGCTCGCACTCCGCCGCCATCCGAACCTGCCCGAGCATGAACGAGAGAGGCTGACGCCGACCTTGAACGTGGACCACAAGCAGCCGGCATACGTGTCCGGCCGCATCCTTGCCGTCATGGACGACCTGCAACGGACCGTGTTCCGGGTCGCCGACCAGAAGCTGAACACCACCTTCGCCGAACGGTACTTCGGCCGGGCCATCGACAACCCGCGGGTTGTCATCGTTTCCGGCCGTCGCAACGTCCAGGCGTGGCTCAAACGACTGCGTGGGCCGCTGCGCCGACCGAACTGGTCCGAGGCGTACGAACGTCGACTCGACGACCTGTTTGTCCAGCTCGACGCAATTCCCGGCGGCGCGGTGCTGACCGACAAGGCCCAGTTCATCCTCGGCTACCACCAGCAGCGGGCCGCGATGCGGGCCGAACGACTCGCGGCAGCCGCGAACAAGAAGAAGACCGACCTACCCCCGCAGCCCGACGACGTGGCACCGACCACGGAAGACGAAGGAGACGACGCATGA
- the cas5c gene encoding type I-C CRISPR-associated protein Cas5c: MVNGLTLRRSPEGDLPVVVQVSGEAALFSRPELKVERVSYPVMTPSAAVGVLESIFWKPEMRYQIVAIEVLKPVKQFSVRRNETSDVAPLAEAIKGTRRVDTAAHRDQRNAVCLRDVTYRIHAHIELAAHADKPVAAYRDQLRRRVRKGACFQQPYLGTREFSAEFGWPDDTPRADVNEEIGIMLHSVHRDGKPGQPRMEWFAARVVAGVLYVPERGIELALPVEGQVV, translated from the coding sequence GTGGTCAACGGGTTGACTCTGAGGCGCAGCCCGGAGGGTGATCTCCCGGTTGTCGTGCAGGTCAGCGGTGAGGCGGCGTTGTTCTCGCGGCCGGAACTGAAGGTGGAACGAGTCAGCTATCCGGTGATGACCCCGTCGGCTGCGGTGGGCGTACTCGAGTCGATCTTTTGGAAGCCGGAAATGCGGTACCAGATTGTCGCGATTGAGGTGCTCAAGCCGGTAAAGCAGTTCTCGGTCCGGCGCAACGAGACCTCCGACGTCGCGCCGCTGGCCGAGGCGATTAAGGGCACTCGCCGGGTGGACACCGCGGCGCACCGCGACCAACGCAACGCGGTCTGCCTGCGCGACGTGACGTACCGGATCCACGCCCACATTGAGTTGGCTGCCCACGCGGACAAGCCAGTCGCGGCGTACCGGGACCAGCTTCGCCGCCGGGTCCGCAAGGGCGCCTGTTTCCAGCAGCCGTACCTCGGCACTCGGGAGTTCAGCGCCGAGTTCGGCTGGCCGGATGACACCCCGCGGGCGGATGTCAACGAGGAGATCGGGATCATGCTGCACTCCGTTCACCGTGACGGGAAGCCTGGCCAGCCGCGGATGGAATGGTTCGCCGCCCGGGTTGTTGCCGGTGTGCTCTACGTGCCCGAGCGCGGGATTGAGTTGGCGCTCCCGGTGGAAGGCCAGGTGGTCTAG